agcttgaaaatgtatatgaaaatggacaaaaaggatcaaattgaaatgaaaaaaaagataaaggaccaaactgttacctgaaattaaattaaaggactaaaagtataattttgccaaaaaaattgtactaaaatatatctccaaatatcgtgaattaatgttatattcacctcaaatcttattttaaacacaaaaatcaaaatcttaatttcacaaatgttgcaaggcggatggtggagACTTAGTCACCGGCGgggttaggctttacgaaagttaatatttttctgaaaacaacaaaattgatatgcaaagctgctatcaattttggggttatttttatgtcgggcttgaatattgagttagaaaataataataataataataataataataataataataataatatacagctttcacaatttatataactattttttttgtgatgaaactaaatctctttttctataggggtttgatttttgtgtttaaaagaaaatttgaggtgaatataacattaattcatgatatttggagatatatttgtgtataaatttttttgattcaatgaagatgatgaagattcaaaggaagaagatgaagatgatgaacatcttcatcatatttctggatttgtttcatttttaataaaaagatattttaaaaaataaaattatgtattttttttaataaaaaaaaaaaatgagaaaaaggatgtatatgtgcttttataagagataaaagacctaagtgaaaaaaaataaagataaaggacccaagtgtaacaaataaataaaataaaggatctctaatgtaatcatgtctataattaaataaaaattaaaagtattaaaagttaccttatgattataattgattctttttttagaaaaaaattgactcatttatgacatttaatgttgccaatgtatattacattttgattggttgatatcatgagagggtaaaataccctctaaataagagagggtaatctagaaaaaaccagtATCTTCCAAATAATAAAGTTATCAAAATCGTTGTATAAAAATTGAGAAATGTTCTCTCTTGTGAACCGTCatttaaaatcttaatttcttctccttcatccacTAAAGAGAGGtggtttaaaataaattttttaacccCAAATCACCCTTCTATAAGCCTGTTTAAAATTGTGGTGGATCTCCCTCCCACCGCATGTCTACAAGAAGCAACAATTTTGAGCTTCTTAAAATTCACGTTTAATATGCTTAGGACGCGATAATATGTTGCTAAACTCCAATCCAAACAAATACTAAAtcgtttttctctttcaattttatttaaataagtgattttcaaatCAATTTAGGTTTTTCTTTCGTGATTTCGTCTTCTTGATGAGACATTATTTTGTTTGTCATCTTTGTGTAGTGTTGTTTGTCTTTCCCATCTTTTTCAAGTGTTTGTTCAGTTCATATTGTCAAATTAGCTTCGATCAAGTGCAGATCTAACCATGATTTTGACGTCGTCAACGTTGCGGATCTGAATGCATGAGTATTCCAGAGACTTTAATATATTCATATATGTAGGCTTATGTATTTTgtcgttttatgttattaacatggatgttatgagtttgttcgcagattcaacctttttatttttaataaatttgtattgtattgaggtactctatcaatttaaatgaatatcgtttattttaaaataaaaataaataaatgttcgCCCGTCATCAAAGTCACCTGAATAATTTGTATCACCTCttctaaaataaatgaataatacTCACCGAAGTCATTGTGTAGGGTCACACTACAATACGTTGTCAAGTAGCCATGTGAACATTTATGGTAAATGCTGCATGTGGTAGAGATAAATccaatattttgaaattgagaaatgatatttgaacaacttttgacagtttttgtgataattttctctcacatactcacattatgttgttactttctctctctattgctttggtttgtGTGTCAatctctcattttctttgtaaaacttTGGTTGTCACAAAGGTTGTCAtataaatagatgttcaaataacacaactctttgaAATTATGTGTACGTAAATCATATGGGGTGTACATTTATAATGACCCTTTGAAAAACCCTATATGCTTGTCttgactttaaaaataaatgaataatacTCACCGAAGTCATTGTGTAGGGTCACACTACAATACATTGTCAAGTAGCCATGTGAACATTTATGGTAAATGCTGCATGTGGTAGAGATAAATccaatattttgaaattgagaaatgatatttgaacaacttttgatagtttttgtgataattttctctcacatactcacattatgttgttactttctctctctattgctttggtttgtGTGTCAatctctcattttctttgtaaaacttTGGTTGTCACAAAGGTTGTCAtataaatagatgttcaaataacacaactctttgaAATTATGTGTATGTAAATCATATGGGGTGTACATTTATAATGACCCTTTGAAAAACCCTATATGCTTGTCttgactttaaaaataaaaaagagagaaaatatatttgtactattattttgaaacaattctatttttctcatattttcattttatttgaccatttttttaattttttctgtaTTATTTTGGTTCAATAAAAAGAGGAAATAGTATTTCAAAATGAtcatacaaatattattttaaaaaaataaataactaccCTTTCAAATTGGCGGTCAAAACaagttttgaaaaatattgtaaaaaaaacttgaaaaaaccTAGATGCTTGTTTCGACTTAAAAACCAACACCTAGAGGcacatttttttcaatatttatacTCTAAGGAGTAGTACATTAAAACattaattgatgatattttcaatgcattttgttaatatatttcatttttatatcttcaaaaaatatatatactatacTATTGATGTGTTTTAgccttgtaacaaaaaaaaaatatacatgtgaAACTATACGTAatgttaatattaatatttgttagATTGTGAAAATATCAACTTGCTCATGATAGCTTCGTGGTAAACCCGAAAGCATTTGGGTTGTATGTGCATGTTCAATTCCCACCAGGtccatatcaaatttttttcgcATGGCGGTAatcattaaataataaaaaagtcagCAAATCAGGGAGTGACACGCGGCGCATTTTggcagtaaaaaaaaaaaacagaaagagggtcatttatgtatatatatctCATTGGGGGTCatatctgaaaaaaaaaatcagaacagggtcgcaaaaaaaaaaaatcgagtaATGGTTTGTATGGGATCAACTTAATGTGTCCAAAAGAGGTTCGGGAATATGATCCtccatttaattatttcaaaaagataTATAACTCCTCTCTCTTTCATACTTTTTCCATTTATGTGTGTGCctaaatgacatatatttatgtTTGTGATCAAACAAGTGTTTCTCAATGTCTCAAATGGTTTGGCCTTTGATTATCTTTTGGAGCATTGTACTTGGTGCGAGAAACAATGATGAtaagtttttgaattttgaggtGTCGGTTCGGGGAGAAGTTTCAACCTGTTGGATGGTGACAGTTGATTTTGATATTGTAAATTCCAAGAGTCCAACATaatatattgtaaaaatatattattattgtaaattgacaaaatgagaatttgaattttgaggaaatcaaattgaaagaacaatataatgaaaataataataatataatgataaaataaatatacgAGTCCAACATGTTTTTAAGAGAAAATTACcaatctttaaaaaaagaagttgaaattgctaatataatttgaaatgaaaacaataataataaaatatatagatttGGTTTGAGTCTCGAATGATCAATTTTAAATGAAGTGAAATCGATACCCAATATCAAATTGAATTGATTTGGTTTAGTTTTGATCCAAacacgaaaagaaaaaaacaaaatcaatttaatcgATCAATTTGGATTGGAATGTCAGACTCATCGAAtcgttgatttgatttttttttttttgttggtcaaaTACCATAGTGCTAGAAATCCACGTAGACAAGTGTGGTGTCTTGAAATTCATTTTGTGTTATTAAagtttttgtggtttttgtgAAATTGTGATATCCAAATGAGATGTTAcaatatgattttaatttccCCCTCATAGTtggaaattcaaaatattttgagtaGTAAcgtaaaataaaacatttcttGAATGCTCTATTCTTTCTCGATTTTGAAACGAACTGaaacagaagaaagaaaatcacATTGCAAAATCATCGTGATATGTTGTGGCTTGTGAAACGTGGATTAGGTTTTCTGTTACGATTCTTCTTCCGTTCCGTTAAAGCAGCTATGCAGTGCTTCTTCGGAATCAGAGACGATAATCGCCACCCTCCTCCACCTcttttcatttcaaatcctCCTCGCTCCACCGCCGTAACTCTCTCCCTAAAGATTTCCCAAGATTTTTCTTTCATCATTTTGTTCATTCAATTTCGAATTTCTCATTTTCAGCTGATTTTGATATTGTAAATTGCAAGAAATTGTAGAAATTATgcatgaatttttaaattttcaaaattatcgAATATTAGGTTtataatgaaaattattattaattaaaaatgttgatgttgtAAAGCAGGATGTGTTGATTTCGTGGAATCGTTTGTCATCTATAGTATCAAAAGGTATTTTTCTGTTAATCTCTTATTTTCagctttttgtttttgttttgatttttttagtggTTATTTAGTGATTTGTGTTTTGGTTTTTCAGAAGAGAAAGAAGGTTTAGCTCGGAATGCTGATGTGGGGACTCAGGATTATGATCAGGGACTTAGAGATGAGGTATTTGTTCATACTGAGTTTTTCCTGTAGTGAATTTAGTCCTGTTTGGATATGCTTATACcacataagctatttctatagaaaaagataaaataaagtaaattgtTTTCGCATAAGttgtaagctgttttcataagataTCTTGttgaacttatgaaaataagctgaaaacaacttaataacATTATCTtcagctgttttcataagttgtcCCAAACAATCTAACAAAACTTATGTcggtagataagctcaaataagtcaatccaaacaagccCTTTGTCTACTAGGGTTTTGAATTGCAGTTGCGGTAATAGTTGCATTGCAGTTGCATTTGTCTACTAGGGTTTTAAATAGCAGTCTACTAGTGAATTTGTCTGCTtaggttttaaataaaaattgcagTAATAGTGAATTTATTACAATCCTTGATATGTGATTGATGTGACTTCAATTGTAGTTGCATTGCAGTCTAAGCAACATCAAAAACTATTTTGCCGCAGCTCATATTGTATCGTGAATCTTTATTTAAAACCCTGGTATCAACATGCGTAAATGAATATGCAAACTGATATGTAaattttatgagaaatgatatttgtacaaccactttgtgacaactttttgacaactttctctctcatactcacgttattctcttattctctctctcttcctttttctctctccattgtttttgaccaatgaaaagagagaaaaaagaagttgtcacaaaagttgtatcaaatggttgttcaaatatcattactcaaaTTTTATTATAGTCTGCATTTGTTCATGGACAGGGGTGAATTTTGGTATATATTATCATGTGAGTTTTGGTATATATCCTTTCTAAGCGCTGCATTTCTGAGAGCAATTCAAAGTTATTTTATAAACCTTACGAGATTCAAATGAAAACAATCGAATAATGATTAATCTAGGACCCTCACTTagctttcttttcttcaattatGAAATGTCATAAGTCATTACTACTGTGTCATGTTGTTTAGGAAAAGCTATCCTCAACTTATATATGCTGTTTTGTTTGCATTGCCTAAAGTTGTATCTATGCAACTCAGTATTGTTTTTTAAGTACTTCTAAGTCACTCATTTTGCAGGTCAAGTTTCTTAAAGCTTGTGGTACAATAGCAGGAACACCTGCTGAAATACGCAAAACATCGGCGAAACTGAAAGTGTCACCTGTTTGCGATAGTGATTCTGACCCTTTAAGGTTTCATTCCTGGCTTCCCAATACATCTGTTGAGAAACTTCAGCTGAATGTCCCGCTAGTTGACCCACCAACTCCCATTAAAATTTGCCAAGAATTGGGAGATAGCACGGATTCTTTTGAGCACACACCTAGCAGGTGCCCTTCAAATAGTCCCCCTGTCTCTTTCTGTTTTGGTATTTTTGAAATGGATATGCTGTATTGTATTTTGACTGAATGGTGGAGATGTATtttggtggtttttttttttactggatGTATTTCGTTGGCTAAAACTtgtctattttttatattacatAGAAGTTATAGAACTAGAACCTGAGATCTTAATTTCTTTTGCAGCTTTGTCTTCAAGGCACAAGGAACTCAACATGACTCTCCTGACTATGTGGAAGGGAGTTGGACAAGGAGTATTCATACTGCATATAAGACTAGAAAGAATGAAGCTTCAGTTACACCTTGGCCAGCCGCAGACACTCAGAAGCAGAACAAATCCGTACGTTTTAAATGTGAATGTGACTTGGTATCTTATCAAAGCCCGCCAGATGATTGGCATATGAAGAAAAACAAGTCACCAGATAGCCAAAGTGCATGTAAACAATCACCTTATCCTACCCCATTGAAGTTGTTTGATGATATGCAAACACCTGGGACTGTGTACCCTACATCATTAGAAGATTTATATGATGGTAAGCATCGTGTACGGTCCCAGTTCATCTATCCAAATTGCAACCCAGGTCAGAATATCTTCCTTAGCAAGTTACTTGAAGAGCAGGTTTTTAACCCTGAGCAAGATTTAAGTGAGCTGGGTGATTCTATTGAGCGAGATCAAAATCAAACTCCTGCCCCTGAAAAAGGTCTGAAGAAAATCGAAAATGAAACTGAATCTAAGATCGAAGCAAGTTTGTCGTCTTGGTTAAAACCCGCATCAATCATTATGGAAGGTGAAAATGAGGAAATGGAGACTGCTGATTGCAAGATCCCGCAATCTGCTGACAGGCCTATTATTGGGGTAGTTTCTGCTCAGTTGAATGAAGATAAGAATTCTCATATTTCTCCTCCTAAGTGGCGCATTGGTAATGGCATACCCAACTCAACTAAGAAGTACAAGGAGGTATGCCTTGTAATCATTATTTCCTATTTGAAAGAGTATTTAAATCTAAATATTCTGCATCTGATTAGTGCTGATTGTTTCCAGGACCAGATGGTAAAGTGGCATGCTACACCATTCGAAGAGAGGTTGGATAAAGCACTGTCTGAGGAGAATTTTGTCTCTCAAAGGTATCCCTAAAACATCTGTTCATGCTATCCTCAAACATTAATGATTCATCTATGTTGCTTGAAATTTAACTCGAGTTTAGCACGCTGTGATGATTACAAATCAACAAAGAATGCTCATTTGCTTGACATGTCTGTGTGACAAATCTActtgttatttcaatttaatgAGGAATTTGCCGTTTCATTAGTTTGCACTTTGCACCGCTGAGTGTTATTGTTGGATATCTGTTAATAGTTGATTCTTAATATCTTAATGTATTTACAATGTCcatttaatttgttgttatCACCTTACAGGAAACTTGCTATTGCAAAACCAGTGGCATTTGAGGAGATTGAGGAGTGATACTCAACAGTCTCGGCAACAATCATCCACGATCAGTGGTGTTTTTGAAACATGTACATGTCCATTGATCCATCCCAACCAACTATCCCCTCTTATATTAGAAATCGTTCAAATTTAGGGACTACAATAAACTTATCATTCAATATGCTGATTGATTATAGAAATTTTGAGGTTTTAATTAGAACTATCAGGCTATTTGTGACAGTACAGTTCCATCCTCGTGGAAACAAATATTATGGAGAACCTTCATTTACTGGAAAAGTAATAGAAATGAAAGTTTTCAATGAACATGATAGGAAGCTTAATGCGGTGTCCTCGGCCCTTTTGCCTCTCTGTCAAAATATCTGTCGTTTGATTAATCTAACTGCTAATACAGTTTGATTAATTTAGTGGCAATCGTGAAGTTAATCAAACGACTGAGATTTTTCTCGTGGAGTTTTCTGCTGATCATACTTTGAATATCCTGAGATTTGATTGGGAATACTACCAAcattgaattttgatgaatgTTGCTTGTTAAATTAAAGCAATTAGAGTCGTACGGAAAACAATGATTAGAAAGGCTTGGAGCGGTCCTCTTTGATTGCTTGGTTCACTTTAGTTGATAAAGATAAAAAAGGCCATCGTCCCTTCATTTGTTATCCTTTCACTAGGCTTCGCATAATAAAAAATACTGAACCAAACTTTGCAACAAAAAATCTTCTTCTAAATTTGTATTCGAGATAAAGAATTGAGATTTTTTgtaaacaaattttcaaatgtaAAAGTATGTGCACTTTAGATGTACTGGATTTAAATCAAAGTAAAACTTCAGCCATCCTCTTAAGATCCACTCCAGACTAGTGGAGTAAGCTCTAGTCAACtttatttctacaaaaaaaattattttcgcAAGTGTCGTAACATAATTTTAAGATTTAAATTAGTCATTTATCTTTGATTCTCAACTTGATCATTTATGTCACAAAATGTTGGCTTTGAAGACCTTTTTTCTTTAGATTTGTTTACAAGATTTATTCCTTAAtacaaaataattgaaaaactttAAATCCTAGTGGTCCCTATCCATACTCATTATCTTCATCAATATTTGGcattcttaaaattttagatTTGGAAAGAACTGGGACGTTGATTCTTAACAAATAGTATTACATTAATAGATGgatattgagaaaataaaaaactagacTCAAAAACGATATAGTGTTTGGCTTCGTCATGGTTTGTCAAAATCACGAGCAACCAACCATGATTCCTAAAAAGttagattgaaaaaaaaaaaaaaattgtgatgttAATCCTTAGCAAATAACATTCCATGAAGAGtccaaagaaataaaaattagactCTAAAAGATGATATAAATTTTTGGTATTATAGTAGTTTGTCAAAATTATGAACCAAGCCGGTTTTAAAAGCACAAGGAGTTAATTCTGATTCTAACAAACTTATCTTCTCATAAGTCTCTCTTGATCTTGTCTTTGTTTCGTTATATGGTCCCTCTCTACCTTCTAGAACAAGATCCAACAACAAGGGTTAGAGTTGAGATAACATTTCCCTGTCTTTTCTTATCGTTCTTCACTCCCTATTTTGtcaatttcttaaaaatttgAATGGTTTTAAATGAACGTTACGTATTTAGAACACTCTTCTAGCCAATTTCCCATCAATTAGTCCTAAACGATAATCAGCATTCatcaaccaccaccaccacgtCCCGTGTGAAGACCAAAAACCAAACATATTAATTGCTAACATAATGGGTTTATCCCACTAgtactattattattaaaaaggcttaaatgcaattttacccccctattttgattgaatttgaattttatcccccctattttaaaactcggaattttaccccctctattttgattgaatcgggATTTTTCCccccttattttaaaactcggaattttaccccctctattttacgtttttc
Above is a genomic segment from Medicago truncatula cultivar Jemalong A17 chromosome 5, MtrunA17r5.0-ANR, whole genome shotgun sequence containing:
- the LOC11437046 gene encoding protein JASON, producing MLWLVKRGLGFLLRFFFRSVKAAMQCFFGIRDDNRHPPPPLFISNPPRSTAQDVLISWNRLSSIVSKEEKEGLARNADVGTQDYDQGLRDEVKFLKACGTIAGTPAEIRKTSAKLKVSPVCDSDSDPLRFHSWLPNTSVEKLQLNVPLVDPPTPIKICQELGDSTDSFEHTPSSFVFKAQGTQHDSPDYVEGSWTRSIHTAYKTRKNEASVTPWPAADTQKQNKSVRFKCECDLVSYQSPPDDWHMKKNKSPDSQSACKQSPYPTPLKLFDDMQTPGTVYPTSLEDLYDGKHRVRSQFIYPNCNPGQNIFLSKLLEEQVFNPEQDLSELGDSIERDQNQTPAPEKGLKKIENETESKIEASLSSWLKPASIIMEGENEEMETADCKIPQSADRPIIGVVSAQLNEDKNSHISPPKWRIGNGIPNSTKKYKEDQMVKWHATPFEERLDKALSEENFVSQRKLAIAKPVAFEEIEE